The Juglans regia cultivar Chandler chromosome 6, Walnut 2.0, whole genome shotgun sequence genome contains the following window.
CCGCTTTGATTAGAGAGAATTGACTGTGTGACTTTGTCCTCTTCGCGGCCACATCACTTTCGTAAATTTGATGATGTTTGACTTGGGCGTGCttattagaataaattttttattttatttttttattttttaaatatttttaaaaaataaaaaaaatattaatacactaaaaattacttttttaaacattaaataaaaaaaaattaaatacataaacgattaaaataaaaaataaatatttttctttctactaaACAACCTCTTTCAGATATGAAAAAGGAGACCgtgagattatttatttattttaaaagcgATACAAAGAAAAGTCtcgattttaattttctatatatatatatatatacacaccttCCCACATGCAAGACCATTAATCTCTTCCTCCCAATTACAAattctccattttcttcttaTCTTTAGCACCTCTCATCTCTCCAACAATTAGAACTGCATTCAAAGAAAGGGATTAATTACCATGGATATGGAGCAAGAAGATATGCAATATCTTGGCTTCTTTGGTGTCTGTAGAGAAGCCTACAATATCATCTATTCATGGAGGAAAGTCTTCAGCCATATCACCCTGGCCTTACTCCTCCCTTTATCTTTCATATTATTGGCTCACATGGAAGTCTCCGAGGTCCTCGTCTCAAAGATCATCCATAACAAGATGGTTTTGGGTGAAACCAAAACGGGGACTTTTAGATACCAAAGGCTCTCAGACATCCTCAGATCTGAATTAATCATTTTGTGGCTCTTCAAAGCTGCCTACCTCATCTTCTCCCTTATCTTCTCCCTCCTCTCCACCTCCGCCGTGGTTTACACCATCGCTTGCATCTACACCGGCCGTGAAGTAACATTCAAGAAGGTCATGAGCGTTGTCCCTAAGGTTTGGAAGCGGCTTATGCTCACCTTCCTATGTACTTTCCTTGCTTACTTCGCATACAACATAGTTGCTGCTTTGATCTTGTTTGTATCCTTAACTTTCATCATTTTAATCAACATCAAGTTTTTATCTCTGGTTTATATTCCTTTGGTGCTTTACATGGCGGGTTTGGTATACTTGTCCATAGTTTGGCAATTAGCCAACGTTGTGACCGTGTTGGAAGACACATGGGGTTT
Protein-coding sequences here:
- the LOC109002182 gene encoding uncharacterized protein LOC109002182: MDMEQEDMQYLGFFGVCREAYNIIYSWRKVFSHITLALLLPLSFILLAHMEVSEVLVSKIIHNKMVLGETKTGTFRYQRLSDILRSELIILWLFKAAYLIFSLIFSLLSTSAVVYTIACIYTGREVTFKKVMSVVPKVWKRLMLTFLCTFLAYFAYNIVAALILFVSLTFIILINIKFLSLVYIPLVLYMAGLVYLSIVWQLANVVTVLEDTWGFHALRKSRALLKGKMWVATFIVLQLGLCHFGIQISFQMLVVHCGSLGAASRFAYGIICLVLLFMLLLFGLVLRTVIYFVCKSYHHENIDKSALSHHLAGYYIGEYVPLKSKDVQLEHLYV